cataatatttatgataaatatttttatgatgtcTATGAGAATGTCTATGATCTATTGAATTTAATCAAACTAAggtcacaaaaatatttatgataattactttaaaaaatattcaaattattataaatattttgtaatttttttataaatattgtgctgtCTAGGTACATATAAGTAATTGGAATTaaacttacaaaaaatataatggcATACCTTTTCGAACAATGCGTGACGTAAAAATTAACGTCGTTAATTAAATCGTTAAATGCCGCAGATTTATCATTTTCCGCCGCTTTTCTCATGTCAACACAGCCAACGCATTTATTGCATATCCAATCGTGACTCGCGAACTTTTTGTCGCAATGATCCGAGGAGGCATATATCAAATGACGAAATTGTTAAGTCAGCTGATGGGATTATGTTAATCGATGTAGCAAATACACAGGGTAACGATGTGTCCTTCCGTAATCCAGGCTCGACCCAGATTTGCACCGGGGATGTGTTTCACCGCGGACAGTAAACGGCTCGATACTTGGCGCATCGCCAATGATTGATTTGCCAGGGGTGCAATGACCTCCTTACATTTTCCATCACCAAGTTTTCTTGCCATCCAGATTTATCCAGGAAAAATCGCCATcggaaaaaagatatttttcattattaatactttttaaattttaaattgatcctttgttgttattattaacggcaaatgttaattttatgtCCTAACGCTCTTTGATCTCGCCATCCGTTTTCAATTCAAAGATGACTTTTCGCAAAAATTTGTCCATAAATGGATAATGGTTTTATTTACAGACAGGATTTATAAGAAtactgattaaaaataataaaaagtatcgtTTGCATAATACAACTTGCATTTATTACAATGTTGCAAAGGAGATAAATCTATTTTAGTGATTGATAATATCTTTGGCTCTACATTATGTGAcgataaaaaaactatataataaaatacaaatatatttattattattattattattattattattattatatataatacatgtttCTCGCATATATgttttttgcatatatataattttcttcttttatatataatttctgtctatacataaatataataaataaaataattagaaaaatatctgttactatatttataaaatatactataactgaaattacaaatacactatattttacatatacttacatttataattttatacattattatacataattattcaaCAAACCACGAATATAACATAAACATAAAATCATTACATTTACGTATCTATGTTATATAGCAATTGCATTTATATACTCGTATGTTTAccaaaatcatttcttttcttcatttttaaaattcttaatcaTCTTTCTCGTGTGATAATAACTATAGAAAACTGTGATTCCGTTGTACTAATTAGCGTTAAATGAACGTCGTCATGGTTTATCAACATCATTATCGGTTAGCAGGGAGTTGGTTGCTTATTTAGGATCGATACACGAAAGTGTGTCATCTATAATCGCGGTTTTGCGGTATTCACGTCGTGCGCGTGCCCCAGTGCACGCCGTTGCTTGATCGTTTCATTCACGATCCCCTCGATCATCTTCCTTGACGATGCACTTGAAGCACCGTAACGacatgttaaaaataacaaCAAGCGCGTGCGCAGCGGTTATTAGACCACACAAAGAGCTATAGCAGCCAAAGAGTAGgccgacacacacacacacacacacacacgcacaattTCTAAAtaacaacaatttattttatttgttttatttatttgctcctTCGAATTATGGTTCACGTGATTTCAAGCTTACAGTTAGATTAGAGATAAAAAAAGTTGGTAGATGTTATTGCGATGAACAATACGTACCTTAGATATATTCTCTCATTTTTCGAAAGAGGATGAGAGAAAAGGAATTTCATTACAATACATCATAATAATCATTAGAATTTTGATAAGATTCTATTCTCCAAATTAGCTAATATgactttattattaatcattattcgtTAATTCAATACATTTACACTCAatatagaaatgtttaattttaaaatattaaaacattttacttcTGTTTGagttttataaatacttaaaaaattttatttaaacatttgaaatCTAACAATTTGCAACtacaacaatatttaatatttaaaaaacgaaagaaaaacaaaacgttttaatatcttataaatttaaacattttaacttATATAACACGGAGGATAAAATCATCAAAATCCTAACATCTAACGTAGTAGCACTACATATACTATGATATAATGATACTATgactataaaatttctttgtattttttccCCATGTTATAACttgaagaaaatgtaaaattcctAATTACTAATAAACTTGTGAAGCACTCGTATCGTTGTTAAACACAATAATATAAGAAGACCCGGTTCGGGTcaccacttttttttcaaattacaatgtataattcttacacaaaataattcttacacaaaatacaataataatgaatcaaacgggtttatacatattttatatttattttccatttaaaaaaacgtatacattttcttttatgtattcattgctttgaaaattctttttctgatgtctatttaagataaaattatgtaaaaatttttacatctggaaacaaaagataattacgaaaaaattaattggtGGATTGACACTcggaaagaattaaataatggtTTGATACTAGGAAATAAATTGCTTGGTGAATTGACActcgaaaaaaattaatttcttacagTAACaactattataaaccaaccctaagcttcttcttcttctcaacgTTAATGGTACCCGTCCCCAGTGTCAACGTGGCGGGGACGATTTGACCATAGTAACCAAGGTATTTTTATCTTGCTTTCAGTAGTTATATAGGAAACAAAAAGACTTAAATAGGAATACGAGATATGCTTGCACAAAAAATAAAGaggattgcatcagcaatcctgaccgcgctttttcactctattacaaacacgcttaCTGGTACACGGCCAACCAGCGAATCCATCACCAACCCTAAGCTGAATTGCACAATGAAGAGCACAGGCAATAAGAACAGGGAATAACAACAGGCAATAGATTTCGCAACTTCtaatttgtagatatttttCGCGGCTGCTGATTGGTTGAAATCTATTGCCTGTTGTTGTTCCCTGTTCCTATTGCCTATGCTTTTCGTTGTACATTCAGCTTAAagattggtttatgcaggcTCTAACCGCTACCTTATGCTGGAATTTGTAAGAAATTgtccaatcatagtcgattattcttctgtaaatcaattatgattggtcaattttttacagACTTTGGCATAAGTCCCGGTTTACAATAAATGTTGTAAGCTTTaagctgtaagaaattgaccaaccatgatcgattattcttttcatattccactgtgattggtcaatttcttccAACCTTAAGGgttagtttataatagccgttaccgtaagaaattcaccaatcatagtcgactattcttctataaattgactatgattggccaattttttacggttacggctattataaatcaACTTTTAATAGGAAAAAGGCCGGCATGGCGCCTTTCAGGTTCCTTCATCAACATACAAAATAGAttgctgatgaccgtggtggaAATAGAAAGACagatagagtgagaggcagataATGTGGAACGTTTGTTCTATGTTTATTAAGCCTGAATGATTACTGTTATATGTCGATGGGTTCCTTTCTTCGCTACGTTCAAAAATTCTACTCGTCTGATAGAGTAACTTTAAGTAACCAATCAGGATAAAGAAATCttgcgttttttttaaatttctttatcctGATTGGTTACTTATAGCGTTTCTGAGTGCAGTGGGTTTTATCCAGGTTTGACTCCATTTGCCGGAAACGTCTAATTAGAACGGACGATTGGACGTTCTAATTCGATGATTCCGGCAAATGGCGTCAAACATAGATTAAAATCCACTGCactcgaaaacgctattaaaaGTTATAGCGTATTCGATTTGCTGACTCTACCCGACTTCGAGTCAATGTCTGTTCTTTTTAGTTGCATTTTTTGCACAATTTGTCTTTTCTTTTGTAACTAAAAAGAACAGACATTGACTCAAAGTCGGGTAGAGTCAGCAAATCGGATACGCTATTACTCTACCCGACGAGTAGAATTTTCGAACGCAGCCCtgacggaacacagcgtagtttgTTACAGTGCTATCAACCTTatgattaaaaagattattttcaatagaatttttaataaaattttcaatagaatGGAATATACCTTAATGACTGGCCCTCTGTTAACGTCGCTCTTTACATGAAAACGTGACACGCAATTCCGCAATTCTGAATTCATCTCATCTGATCTCATCTATACACTTGTGTTATATGCTTATATTAGATGTTTGTATGCGCCTTGATAGATGGCGCGCATTGACAAACACATTCTCAATTCTCATAGCGTGTAATATGCGATATCGTGTGATATCGTGTCTCAAACGAGAGACGAAGCGAAAAGtgacatttatctttttttgaagAAGATTGCTGGAGATGCTGGAGAAACGATTGCAAAATCTTTAACAGCAACCTGTGCTGGTATGAATTTCATACCAAGAGATACATTATTAATCCGTATAGCAAGCTTCTAAACTTAAATGCTATGTATTAGGTTGGAGTAATTTAACGGGATGTCACTTGACGAACATAACATtgtattctttaatttatatgtGATTTGTGTTGAAATGTAGTTTAAGCAGACGCAATCGCTCGAACACAGTGATATCCAACATTTTTGTGAAAGATGGCTCtattgtgtataaaaaaaaattttgtattttgtaccTAAAATCAACTTTTCCAGTTGCTAAAGATTATGTTATCAGAATAACGTGATAATTTATGTCATTATAAAGGCAACTTGACATTAAGAAATCGAGATAGGACATCAAAATACACgaataataaaacattgtatGGAATCTTGAAAGAATAAATGTATCTGCCAGCTAAATACAAAGCATATGTGCTAGTGTCAGGCTAATGTCGAGCCTATATTATATTGGCACAaaggtattatttttaatatttatccaTATATGTTTGTCATTGttaatgaattattgatttcGAATTTGAACAagaaatttgttgttaaaaaaatgttaaagaaggATActacatgtatgtgtgtatcTATATACGTGCATATATGCAAGTGCATATgggtatgtatatattatccttagttcatacttttttttaatatttataaaaatactgtaTGTGTGGACACATGAATTTTTAAGCAGAAAACTTAAAAATCTCTCTTATAACTTTCAACTTTTCTCGTTTTAACTTTAATCGACATATAAGAAATCAAAAtgtatagttttttattttatttggttGTATAGTAATTAGGTTTATGAGTTCCTTATAAGAggtcatatatatgtatatatatattaataagtttatgtatttatttattaggaatattaaaacattaatagtCAACTTTAGTCTGTGGATTACAAAGTTTCCAAAGATGTTTTCATCAGGCCTTAACTGTAATCTCTCATTCCCCAGTTGTTTGGGTTATCCGCAAGATAGTGAGGAATTGATCCCAAAAATGGCACGTGAGCCAATCATTCTTAATGTTTACGATATGGTAAGtctaatatatcataaataaaataaatattattatgaattGCTTTTTACTATTGATAGATAGTAAATgatagtttttataaatttagttgtggttaataaaaatcttttataaatagcaaactttatttaattttgaaaaataaatcaaaagatgttatttttcattacaatcTTGATATAGtttaatttagtaaatgttATGTATTGTAGTATTGGATAAATGAATATACTACACCTATTGGTCTTGGGGTATTTCATTCTGGAGTGGAAATATATGGAACAGGTATGTATTTAAGAAATTGAATATGAAAAAAtcaaatgttaatatatttctgCTATAGAATATGCATATGGTGGTCATGCTCAACCAAAAAGTGGCATTTTTGAAATCACCCCAAGAGTAGCTGAAGAATTGGGTGAACAATTTAGATATAGgtaaaatttgtacatttattatatatataagcatAGCATTCTTTCaggtattataaaaaataagtgcaatttttttatttttagacaaTCTGTTCATATTGGATATACAGATTTCACAGAAGAAGATGTTTCAAGAATTATTACGGAATTAGGGAAAGATTTTCGAGGAGACCGTTATCATTTGATgaacaaaaattgtaatcacTTTAGCAGTCAGTTCACGTTGGTGCGTTGCCTTCTTCTTGTTATATAATgagcaaattatataaaaaatctaatgaAAATTGCTGTATTTCAGATTTTATGTGGACAGGAAATACCTGGTTGGGTAAATCGTCTGGCATATTTCAGTTCATGCGTACCGTTCCTCCAACGTTGTTTGCCAAAGGAATGGCTAACACCCGACGCTTTACAACATTCTCTAAGTCAAATCAGTCATCACGAAAGTACACCACCATCGGATACTTCCTTGTAACATTTGGCTAACGCTCTGGAAATGCACGGTCTAAAATGCCGTAGAAGTTATacattttagataattaaacaTTGTGAAAAGTAATGTTAATTAGGACTGACTATATTGCCAAGATTAAAAAACCTGAGAAACTAAACCGTCAAGACAAGGTACAAATTTGATATTGTACACTTGAATGCGACTGCTGACAATTAGTACCGAAAAAATTGCCTTTGCCGCAACATGTTGTTTCCTAAGACGGCGATCCACAAGGTCGCATGTGTTCTTTGTTGAATAATACAGAATATTAATCAAGATATAATAGTTACATAATGAAAATAGCTAATTATGCATAAATTGAAACCATATAAATTTAACGAGCAGAAAACTCATTtgccaataaaaaaagaaacttgttATATTAGCAAGAcgtatattgaaattttttttataaagattctATTATTTCTTGTGCTTGTAAAACTATAAAGCAGTATGTTTTAAAGTTCTAAAAGAATAATGCATGCACATCACAGAGATaagtatatgttatataaacatatgtatatgtctgtatgtatatatatgtatatatacatatatatataaggcaTTTATTGTATGCAAATGGTTTAAATATTTAGTGATCTAATTGCTTTCTACAATTAACTTAATAAATCCATACACGCACATACTCGCACTTACACAGATACATAAAGACAAGCTTCCATATTCttaatactatatatattatttttaatcagcTGAATCTccatataaatttgatttttatcgcTTCTCTTTGATTCGTTACTCTAGGTTGATTGTACAAACGTAGTATTTTTATTCTAGATACATACAGCAAGCCAAATACGAACAAAaagtaagaaattaattaaaaatagggaATTGCTTTCTTAATgaggaaaaaatacaaaaacttgagtataattaatttataagatacataaacaaaaatatctttaatgaaatttcaagcattggttgtaaatttttttttgtcatacaagtaaaatttttaattttattttctacaaaatatgTCGAAACAAACAAGTTAAATAACGTCAATGCAatagagaaagaagaaagactttttttattaatttgaaattgatcttttactaagaaaaatttaaaggtaaaaataagtttttaaattattaatcaactttcgaagaaatttttttcttgcattatacgtcgaaatatattatacatgtaatagAATCTCCGCctataattcaatataatggTTATAACAGGGGAAagctttaataatatttttcattgcttaGAATAAACAGTCATAGCGTTGATGTTAATACAAATAAGCTTTCGGAAATCTTgtcttatgtaataaaaatgtctcgtctttgcaaaatatttttatattttgtttgtcaTTTTgtctcacacacatacacacacacacacacacacacacatacacacacattaaGATTAAGATTGCTATTgtaaaaaaggagagagagagagagagagagagaaactgattcttttttcttcttgtgGTTTATAATATCTGTTATACAATATAAACATTAGAGGTGTGCGAATAGCTCGAATAGctggaaaattttgaattatccatcttattttgttttatttatatatcttagCGCAACCAATCTTGTATCAGCGCGTATCAATTCTCATGCTCAATATTGTCAAGTTTCAAAACTTTACTATTTCTAGATCTTATAAACTATTAACAACTTACAGCTATTATACAACTATTATAAGCTATTCAAAATTTGTGTACACAATAGACAACCGTTTtcgtaaatttctttaatcatttCATAGGTTTGTATTATAATCTTAtagaatttagaacaaaatttaaaattccatTGTGTTTTTCTAATAAAGTGCACTAAAGTATTTTCACTTTGatagtaatattgtaatttgtgTATATACTCATACACAATGCTTATTTATCACTATAGTACCCTCGCACTTATTGTCTagcatttgttataaatttttagttagtattgcatttttgtataattttctaaaatgcttgtgattaattttttcgtttattacAAAAGATCTACAACTtcattgaaaatgtatttattacatttaaatttgtaacGTAAATTCGAGAAAATTTGAATTCAATTTGTATCTGACTCAAGGGAATTCGAATCAATTCAACAATGGTTCAAAGCTTCCTTTCGATTCAATCTCAAAAATGCTTTATTCGCATATCTCtggtaaatatatatttgtaataacagtaaaaataagatttgtaattatatattaaatatatattataatatgtataaaaactgTCGGAATCAAATTAAGACTACGCCAAAGCATTTGCGtgaacattttctttattttgaatgaaaaattattctgaATGTGAAAacacagatttttttatttcacattattattgaatttgCTCAATAACGTCACAAGTAGCactaatttgtaattttatgcatcaaaattaaatatatattctgattttaaaaagtagGGTGTAAAATAGGCGTAAAATATGCCTTTAAAATAGAGTGTAAAATAAGCG
The Solenopsis invicta isolate M01_SB chromosome 16, UNIL_Sinv_3.0, whole genome shotgun sequence genome window above contains:
- the LOC105196092 gene encoding deubiquitinase DESI2 produces the protein MFSSGLNCNLSFPSCLGYPQDSEELIPKMAREPIILNVYDMYWINEYTTPIGLGVFHSGVEIYGTEYAYGGHAQPKSGIFEITPRVAEELGEQFRYRQSVHIGYTDFTEEDVSRIITELGKDFRGDRYHLMNKNCNHFSSQFTLILCGQEIPGWVNRLAYFSSCVPFLQRCLPKEWLTPDALQHSLSQISHHESTPPSDTSL